The Falco rusticolus isolate bFalRus1 chromosome 15, bFalRus1.pri, whole genome shotgun sequence genome has a segment encoding these proteins:
- the TERF2 gene encoding telomeric repeat-binding factor 2 isoform X5: MARGGSRQIPPANEERAAPAVGRRQAVIVCIKNGEFDKASKIVKRHMGKEPKSQKKRDKFLTVIQEKNLTHPLVRNFSYKNFQQSVFQFVKTYVDDSEPLLLTIMKKTLNSEHAEEPKRSSATPESANKPKNQAAALEPSERAEDPAEAPKPAETAKDLNGAPSSAERADHPTAVPELMEEPSDSAAAPEPVEGTTDPARTPERIIAAGGILEDASEPMEVSEAAAGSLELPGVSRDLERQPSGNVTTYGISVLREAFKVLSDSQDSDALFTKLDETDFSFPQQLSPSVSHRTKKQKEKENQDSDISYPPAIPCEGKRLITISNLIMEQDSQYTDLSESPDSSQELPVFSASRCAQKPHEQPVPTKRQKSLHGRWVSSYVEEVKDQWSEEDELFPNAPSYRTNSRKTSVSGSKKQSWTVQESEWIKEGVKNFGEGRWKAICQQYPFQNRTAVMIKDRWRTMKKLGIL; this comes from the exons gcTGTTATTGTCTGCATCAAAAATGGAGAGTTTGATAAAGCTTCAAAAATTGTCAAGAGGCATATGGGGAAGGAGCCCAAAAGCCAG AAAAAGAGGGACAAGTTTCTGACTGTCATCCAGGAGAAGAATTTAACTCATCCATTGGTCAGAAACTTCTCTTACAAGAACTTCCAGCAGagtgtgtttcagtttgtgaaGACCTATGTGGATGATTCGGAGCCACTGCTGCTAACG ATAATGAAAAAGACTTTGAATTCAGAACATGCTGAAGAGCCAAAACGCTCATCAGCGACTCCTGAGTCTGCAAACAAGCCAAAGAACCAGGCggcagctctggagccctcagaAAGGGCAGAGGACCCAGCAGAAGCTCCCAAGcctgcagaaacagcaaaagacCTGAATggagctcccagctctgcagaaagggcAGATCACCCTACAGCAGTGCCTGAGCTTATGGAAGAGCCTAGTgactctgcagcagctcctgagccTGTGGAAGGAACTACTGACCCAGCAAGAACTCCCGAACGTATAATAGCAGCGGGTGGTATCTTGGAAGATGCTTCAGAGCCTATGGAAGTatctgaggctgctgctggttcTTTAGAACTTCCAGGAGTGTCCAGGGACTTGGAAAG GCAGCCCTCTGGAAATGTAACTACATATGGGATTTCTGTTCTGAGAGAAGCTTTCAAGGTCCTGTCAGACTCCCAGGATTCCGATGCACTCTTCACCAAACTGGATGAAACAgacttttctttcccccagcaACTGTCTCCTTCTGTATCCCACAGAaccaagaagcaaaaagaaaaggagaatcaAGATTCTGATATTTCATACCCTCCTGCAATACCCTGTGAGGGCAAACGGTTGATTACCATAAGCAACCTGATCATGGAGCAAGACTCCCAGTACACAGACTTGAGTGAGAGCCCAGACTCTTCACAGGAGTTAcctgtattttctgcttccagaTGTGCTCAGAAACCACATGAGCAGCCTGTACCTACTAAGAGACAAAA GTCCCTCCATGGAAGGTGGGTCAGCTCATATGTCGAAGAAGTAAAAGACCAGTGGAGTGAGGAGGATGAGCTCTTCCCAAATGCAC CATCATACAGGACAAACAGCCGCAAGACTTCAGTCTCTGGTTCCAAGAAGCAG TCATGGACAGTACAAGAGAGCGAGTGGATCAAAGAGGGCGTGAAGAACTTTGGAGAAGGGAGATGGAAGGCCATTTGCCAGCAATATCCCTTCCAGAACCGCACTGCAGTGATGATTAAGGATCGCTGGCGGACCATGAAAAAGCTGGGAATCCTCTAA
- the TERF2 gene encoding telomeric repeat-binding factor 2 isoform X4, whose translation MVKKRARSAWREVMAARSGVSEEMMNSWVLQFYFHQAMAAYRSGRNGDFRQLRDVMQALLLRPLDKEPTVIQMLRVMQLLSRIEEGENLDCAFDKELELTPLESAIGVLELVQREFSIAEKTMEDVQQRVKEAAVIVCIKNGEFDKASKIVKRHMGKEPKSQKKRDKFLTVIQEKNLTHPLVRNFSYKNFQQSVFQFVKTYVDDSEPLLLTIMKKTLNSEHAEEPKRSSATPESANKPKNQAAALEPSERAEDPAEAPKPAETAKDLNGAPSSAERADHPTAVPELMEEPSDSAAAPEPVEGTTDPARTPERIIAAGGILEDASEPMEVSEAAAGSLELPGVSRDLERTKKQKEKENQDSDISYPPAIPCEGKRLITISNLIMEQDSQYTDLSESPDSSQELPVFSASRCAQKPHEQPVPTKRQKSLHGRWVSSYVEEVKDQWSEEDELFPNAPSYRTNSRKTSVSGSKKQSWTVQESEWIKEGVKNFGEGRWKAICQQYPFQNRTAVMIKDRWRTMKKLGIL comes from the exons ATGGTGAAGAAGCGGGCACGGTCGGCCTGGCGAGAGGTGATGGCGGCGCGAAGCGGCGTGTCCGAGGAGATGATGAACAGCTGGGTCCTGCAGTTCTACTTCCATCAGGCCATGGCGGCCTACCGCTCGGGGCGGAATGGCGACTTCCGCCAGCTCCGCGACGTCATGCAGG CGCTGCTGCTACGGCCCTTGGACAAGGAGCCCACGGTCATCCAAATGCTACGCGTAATGCAACTGCTGTCACGGATTGAGGAAGGCGAGAATCTCG ATTGTGCCTTTGATAAGGAGCTGGAGCTCACCCCACTTGAATCGGCAATCGGTGTCCTGGAGCTTGTTCAGAGAGAATTTTCTATCGCTGAGAAGACAATGGAAGATGTTCAGCAAAGAGTGAAGGAAGCT gcTGTTATTGTCTGCATCAAAAATGGAGAGTTTGATAAAGCTTCAAAAATTGTCAAGAGGCATATGGGGAAGGAGCCCAAAAGCCAG AAAAAGAGGGACAAGTTTCTGACTGTCATCCAGGAGAAGAATTTAACTCATCCATTGGTCAGAAACTTCTCTTACAAGAACTTCCAGCAGagtgtgtttcagtttgtgaaGACCTATGTGGATGATTCGGAGCCACTGCTGCTAACG ATAATGAAAAAGACTTTGAATTCAGAACATGCTGAAGAGCCAAAACGCTCATCAGCGACTCCTGAGTCTGCAAACAAGCCAAAGAACCAGGCggcagctctggagccctcagaAAGGGCAGAGGACCCAGCAGAAGCTCCCAAGcctgcagaaacagcaaaagacCTGAATggagctcccagctctgcagaaagggcAGATCACCCTACAGCAGTGCCTGAGCTTATGGAAGAGCCTAGTgactctgcagcagctcctgagccTGTGGAAGGAACTACTGACCCAGCAAGAACTCCCGAACGTATAATAGCAGCGGGTGGTATCTTGGAAGATGCTTCAGAGCCTATGGAAGTatctgaggctgctgctggttcTTTAGAACTTCCAGGAGTGTCCAGGGACTTGGAAAG AaccaagaagcaaaaagaaaaggagaatcaAGATTCTGATATTTCATACCCTCCTGCAATACCCTGTGAGGGCAAACGGTTGATTACCATAAGCAACCTGATCATGGAGCAAGACTCCCAGTACACAGACTTGAGTGAGAGCCCAGACTCTTCACAGGAGTTAcctgtattttctgcttccagaTGTGCTCAGAAACCACATGAGCAGCCTGTACCTACTAAGAGACAAAA GTCCCTCCATGGAAGGTGGGTCAGCTCATATGTCGAAGAAGTAAAAGACCAGTGGAGTGAGGAGGATGAGCTCTTCCCAAATGCAC CATCATACAGGACAAACAGCCGCAAGACTTCAGTCTCTGGTTCCAAGAAGCAG TCATGGACAGTACAAGAGAGCGAGTGGATCAAAGAGGGCGTGAAGAACTTTGGAGAAGGGAGATGGAAGGCCATTTGCCAGCAATATCCCTTCCAGAACCGCACTGCAGTGATGATTAAGGATCGCTGGCGGACCATGAAAAAGCTGGGAATCCTCTAA
- the TMED6 gene encoding transmembrane emp24 domain-containing protein 6: MLLLLVLALLGPASCPRTEPLSGSSQEPLFHGADRYDFAIVIPAGTVECFWQFAHQSGNFFFSYEVQRATGIANNRNVLATASDPNGFRLGASQDVRGQINFLTKETGFYQLCLDNQQNHFGFVQVYLNFGVYYEDFNVENKQLEEKKELNDTLEAIGVSIRKLQVHIFHMWRFYNFARMRKAADSFLLESNYNYVNWWSMAQSCVIVLSGVLQLYFLKRLFNVQTSSRQKC, encoded by the exons atgctgctgctgctggtcctggcactgctgggaccCGCCAGCTGCCCCAGGACTGAGCCCCTGAGTGGGTCCAGCCAGGAGCCCCTCTTCCACGGGGCAGATCGGTATGATTTTGCCATTGTCATCCCTGCCGGCACTGTGGAGTGCTTCTGGCAGTTTGCACACCAGAGCGGCAATTTCTTCTTCAGCTACGAG GTCCAGCGGGCGACGGGGATTGCCAACAACAGGAATGTCCTGGCCACCGCGAGCGACCCCAACGGCTTCCGGCTTGGTGCTTCCCAGGACGTCCGAGGACAGATCAACTTCCTCACCAAGGAGACag GTTTCTACCAGCTGTGCCTGGACAACCAGCAGAACCACTTTGGCTTTGTACAGGTATATCTCAACTTTGGTGTCTACTACGAAGACTTCAATGTGGAAaacaagcagctggaagagaagaaagagctgAATGACACCCTGGAGGCAATCGGG GTCAGCATCCGGAAGCTGCAGGTCCACATCTTCCACATGTGGCGGTTCTACAACTTTGCCCGGATGCGGAAAGCAGCCGACTCCTTCCTCCTGGAGTCCAACTACAACTACGTCAACTGGTGGTCGATGGCTCAGAGCTGTGTCATTGTCCTCTCTGGGGTGCTGCAGCTCTACTTTTTGAAGCGCCTCTTCAACGTGCAAACCTCCAGCAGGCAGAAGTGCTAG
- the TERF2 gene encoding telomeric repeat-binding factor 2 isoform X3, whose protein sequence is MVKKRARSAWREVMAARSGVSEEMMNSWVLQFYFHQAMAAYRSGRNGDFRQLRDVMQDCAFDKELELTPLESAIGVLELVQREFSIAEKTMEDVQQRVKEAAVIVCIKNGEFDKASKIVKRHMGKEPKSQKKRDKFLTVIQEKNLTHPLVRNFSYKNFQQSVFQFVKTYVDDSEPLLLTIMKKTLNSEHAEEPKRSSATPESANKPKNQAAALEPSERAEDPAEAPKPAETAKDLNGAPSSAERADHPTAVPELMEEPSDSAAAPEPVEGTTDPARTPERIIAAGGILEDASEPMEVSEAAAGSLELPGVSRDLERQPSGNVTTYGISVLREAFKVLSDSQDSDALFTKLDETDFSFPQQLSPSVSHRTKKQKEKENQDSDISYPPAIPCEGKRLITISNLIMEQDSQYTDLSESPDSSQELPVFSASRCAQKPHEQPVPTKRQKSLHGRWVSSYVEEVKDQWSEEDELFPNAPSYRTNSRKTSVSGSKKQSWTVQESEWIKEGVKNFGEGRWKAICQQYPFQNRTAVMIKDRWRTMKKLGIL, encoded by the exons ATGGTGAAGAAGCGGGCACGGTCGGCCTGGCGAGAGGTGATGGCGGCGCGAAGCGGCGTGTCCGAGGAGATGATGAACAGCTGGGTCCTGCAGTTCTACTTCCATCAGGCCATGGCGGCCTACCGCTCGGGGCGGAATGGCGACTTCCGCCAGCTCCGCGACGTCATGCAGG ATTGTGCCTTTGATAAGGAGCTGGAGCTCACCCCACTTGAATCGGCAATCGGTGTCCTGGAGCTTGTTCAGAGAGAATTTTCTATCGCTGAGAAGACAATGGAAGATGTTCAGCAAAGAGTGAAGGAAGCT gcTGTTATTGTCTGCATCAAAAATGGAGAGTTTGATAAAGCTTCAAAAATTGTCAAGAGGCATATGGGGAAGGAGCCCAAAAGCCAG AAAAAGAGGGACAAGTTTCTGACTGTCATCCAGGAGAAGAATTTAACTCATCCATTGGTCAGAAACTTCTCTTACAAGAACTTCCAGCAGagtgtgtttcagtttgtgaaGACCTATGTGGATGATTCGGAGCCACTGCTGCTAACG ATAATGAAAAAGACTTTGAATTCAGAACATGCTGAAGAGCCAAAACGCTCATCAGCGACTCCTGAGTCTGCAAACAAGCCAAAGAACCAGGCggcagctctggagccctcagaAAGGGCAGAGGACCCAGCAGAAGCTCCCAAGcctgcagaaacagcaaaagacCTGAATggagctcccagctctgcagaaagggcAGATCACCCTACAGCAGTGCCTGAGCTTATGGAAGAGCCTAGTgactctgcagcagctcctgagccTGTGGAAGGAACTACTGACCCAGCAAGAACTCCCGAACGTATAATAGCAGCGGGTGGTATCTTGGAAGATGCTTCAGAGCCTATGGAAGTatctgaggctgctgctggttcTTTAGAACTTCCAGGAGTGTCCAGGGACTTGGAAAG GCAGCCCTCTGGAAATGTAACTACATATGGGATTTCTGTTCTGAGAGAAGCTTTCAAGGTCCTGTCAGACTCCCAGGATTCCGATGCACTCTTCACCAAACTGGATGAAACAgacttttctttcccccagcaACTGTCTCCTTCTGTATCCCACAGAaccaagaagcaaaaagaaaaggagaatcaAGATTCTGATATTTCATACCCTCCTGCAATACCCTGTGAGGGCAAACGGTTGATTACCATAAGCAACCTGATCATGGAGCAAGACTCCCAGTACACAGACTTGAGTGAGAGCCCAGACTCTTCACAGGAGTTAcctgtattttctgcttccagaTGTGCTCAGAAACCACATGAGCAGCCTGTACCTACTAAGAGACAAAA GTCCCTCCATGGAAGGTGGGTCAGCTCATATGTCGAAGAAGTAAAAGACCAGTGGAGTGAGGAGGATGAGCTCTTCCCAAATGCAC CATCATACAGGACAAACAGCCGCAAGACTTCAGTCTCTGGTTCCAAGAAGCAG TCATGGACAGTACAAGAGAGCGAGTGGATCAAAGAGGGCGTGAAGAACTTTGGAGAAGGGAGATGGAAGGCCATTTGCCAGCAATATCCCTTCCAGAACCGCACTGCAGTGATGATTAAGGATCGCTGGCGGACCATGAAAAAGCTGGGAATCCTCTAA
- the TERF2 gene encoding telomeric repeat-binding factor 2 isoform X1, whose amino-acid sequence MVKKRARSAWREVMAARSGVSEEMMNSWVLQFYFHQAMAAYRSGRNGDFRQLRDVMQALLLRPLDKEPTVIQMLRVMQLLSRIEEGENLDCAFDKELELTPLESAIGVLELVQREFSIAEKTMEDVQQRVKEAAVIVCIKNGEFDKASKIVKRHMGKEPKSQKKRDKFLTVIQEKNLTHPLVRNFSYKNFQQSVFQFVKTYVDDSEPLLLTIMKKTLNSEHAEEPKRSSATPESANKPKNQAAALEPSERAEDPAEAPKPAETAKDLNGAPSSAERADHPTAVPELMEEPSDSAAAPEPVEGTTDPARTPERIIAAGGILEDASEPMEVSEAAAGSLELPGVSRDLERQPSGNVTTYGISVLREAFKVLSDSQDSDALFTKLDETDFSFPQQLSPSVSHRTKKQKEKENQDSDISYPPAIPCEGKRLITISNLIMEQDSQYTDLSESPDSSQELPVFSASRCAQKPHEQPVPTKRQKSLHGRWVSSYVEEVKDQWSEEDELFPNAPSYRTNSRKTSVSGSKKQSWTVQESEWIKEGVKNFGEGRWKAICQQYPFQNRTAVMIKDRWRTMKKLGIL is encoded by the exons ATGGTGAAGAAGCGGGCACGGTCGGCCTGGCGAGAGGTGATGGCGGCGCGAAGCGGCGTGTCCGAGGAGATGATGAACAGCTGGGTCCTGCAGTTCTACTTCCATCAGGCCATGGCGGCCTACCGCTCGGGGCGGAATGGCGACTTCCGCCAGCTCCGCGACGTCATGCAGG CGCTGCTGCTACGGCCCTTGGACAAGGAGCCCACGGTCATCCAAATGCTACGCGTAATGCAACTGCTGTCACGGATTGAGGAAGGCGAGAATCTCG ATTGTGCCTTTGATAAGGAGCTGGAGCTCACCCCACTTGAATCGGCAATCGGTGTCCTGGAGCTTGTTCAGAGAGAATTTTCTATCGCTGAGAAGACAATGGAAGATGTTCAGCAAAGAGTGAAGGAAGCT gcTGTTATTGTCTGCATCAAAAATGGAGAGTTTGATAAAGCTTCAAAAATTGTCAAGAGGCATATGGGGAAGGAGCCCAAAAGCCAG AAAAAGAGGGACAAGTTTCTGACTGTCATCCAGGAGAAGAATTTAACTCATCCATTGGTCAGAAACTTCTCTTACAAGAACTTCCAGCAGagtgtgtttcagtttgtgaaGACCTATGTGGATGATTCGGAGCCACTGCTGCTAACG ATAATGAAAAAGACTTTGAATTCAGAACATGCTGAAGAGCCAAAACGCTCATCAGCGACTCCTGAGTCTGCAAACAAGCCAAAGAACCAGGCggcagctctggagccctcagaAAGGGCAGAGGACCCAGCAGAAGCTCCCAAGcctgcagaaacagcaaaagacCTGAATggagctcccagctctgcagaaagggcAGATCACCCTACAGCAGTGCCTGAGCTTATGGAAGAGCCTAGTgactctgcagcagctcctgagccTGTGGAAGGAACTACTGACCCAGCAAGAACTCCCGAACGTATAATAGCAGCGGGTGGTATCTTGGAAGATGCTTCAGAGCCTATGGAAGTatctgaggctgctgctggttcTTTAGAACTTCCAGGAGTGTCCAGGGACTTGGAAAG GCAGCCCTCTGGAAATGTAACTACATATGGGATTTCTGTTCTGAGAGAAGCTTTCAAGGTCCTGTCAGACTCCCAGGATTCCGATGCACTCTTCACCAAACTGGATGAAACAgacttttctttcccccagcaACTGTCTCCTTCTGTATCCCACAGAaccaagaagcaaaaagaaaaggagaatcaAGATTCTGATATTTCATACCCTCCTGCAATACCCTGTGAGGGCAAACGGTTGATTACCATAAGCAACCTGATCATGGAGCAAGACTCCCAGTACACAGACTTGAGTGAGAGCCCAGACTCTTCACAGGAGTTAcctgtattttctgcttccagaTGTGCTCAGAAACCACATGAGCAGCCTGTACCTACTAAGAGACAAAA GTCCCTCCATGGAAGGTGGGTCAGCTCATATGTCGAAGAAGTAAAAGACCAGTGGAGTGAGGAGGATGAGCTCTTCCCAAATGCAC CATCATACAGGACAAACAGCCGCAAGACTTCAGTCTCTGGTTCCAAGAAGCAG TCATGGACAGTACAAGAGAGCGAGTGGATCAAAGAGGGCGTGAAGAACTTTGGAGAAGGGAGATGGAAGGCCATTTGCCAGCAATATCCCTTCCAGAACCGCACTGCAGTGATGATTAAGGATCGCTGGCGGACCATGAAAAAGCTGGGAATCCTCTAA
- the TERF2 gene encoding telomeric repeat-binding factor 2 isoform X2 translates to MVKKRARSAWREVMAARSGVSEEMMNSWVLQFYFHQAMAAYRSGRNGDFRQLRDVMQALLLRPLDKEPTVIQMLRVMQLLSRIEEGENLDCAFDKELELTPLESAIGVLELVQREFSIAEKTMEDVQQRVKEAAVIVCIKNGEFDKASKIVKRHMGKEPKSQKKRDKFLTVIQEKNLTHPLVRNFSYKNFQQSVFQFVKTYVDDSEPLLLTIMKKTLNSEHAEEPKRSSATPESANKPKNQAAALEPSERAEDPAEAPKPAETAKDLNGAPSSAERADHPTAVPELMEEPSDSAAAPEPVEGTTDPARTPERIIAAGGILEDASEPMEVSEAAAGSLELPGVSRDLERQPSGNVTTYGISVLREAFKVLSDSQDSDALFTKLDETDFSFPQQLSPSVSHRTKKQKEKENQDSDISYPPAIPCEGKRLITISNLIMEQDSQYTDLSESPDSSQELPVFSASRCAQKPHEQPVPTKRQKSLHGRWVSSYVEEVKDQWSEEDELFPNALMDSTRERVDQRGREELWRREMEGHLPAISLPEPHCSDD, encoded by the exons ATGGTGAAGAAGCGGGCACGGTCGGCCTGGCGAGAGGTGATGGCGGCGCGAAGCGGCGTGTCCGAGGAGATGATGAACAGCTGGGTCCTGCAGTTCTACTTCCATCAGGCCATGGCGGCCTACCGCTCGGGGCGGAATGGCGACTTCCGCCAGCTCCGCGACGTCATGCAGG CGCTGCTGCTACGGCCCTTGGACAAGGAGCCCACGGTCATCCAAATGCTACGCGTAATGCAACTGCTGTCACGGATTGAGGAAGGCGAGAATCTCG ATTGTGCCTTTGATAAGGAGCTGGAGCTCACCCCACTTGAATCGGCAATCGGTGTCCTGGAGCTTGTTCAGAGAGAATTTTCTATCGCTGAGAAGACAATGGAAGATGTTCAGCAAAGAGTGAAGGAAGCT gcTGTTATTGTCTGCATCAAAAATGGAGAGTTTGATAAAGCTTCAAAAATTGTCAAGAGGCATATGGGGAAGGAGCCCAAAAGCCAG AAAAAGAGGGACAAGTTTCTGACTGTCATCCAGGAGAAGAATTTAACTCATCCATTGGTCAGAAACTTCTCTTACAAGAACTTCCAGCAGagtgtgtttcagtttgtgaaGACCTATGTGGATGATTCGGAGCCACTGCTGCTAACG ATAATGAAAAAGACTTTGAATTCAGAACATGCTGAAGAGCCAAAACGCTCATCAGCGACTCCTGAGTCTGCAAACAAGCCAAAGAACCAGGCggcagctctggagccctcagaAAGGGCAGAGGACCCAGCAGAAGCTCCCAAGcctgcagaaacagcaaaagacCTGAATggagctcccagctctgcagaaagggcAGATCACCCTACAGCAGTGCCTGAGCTTATGGAAGAGCCTAGTgactctgcagcagctcctgagccTGTGGAAGGAACTACTGACCCAGCAAGAACTCCCGAACGTATAATAGCAGCGGGTGGTATCTTGGAAGATGCTTCAGAGCCTATGGAAGTatctgaggctgctgctggttcTTTAGAACTTCCAGGAGTGTCCAGGGACTTGGAAAG GCAGCCCTCTGGAAATGTAACTACATATGGGATTTCTGTTCTGAGAGAAGCTTTCAAGGTCCTGTCAGACTCCCAGGATTCCGATGCACTCTTCACCAAACTGGATGAAACAgacttttctttcccccagcaACTGTCTCCTTCTGTATCCCACAGAaccaagaagcaaaaagaaaaggagaatcaAGATTCTGATATTTCATACCCTCCTGCAATACCCTGTGAGGGCAAACGGTTGATTACCATAAGCAACCTGATCATGGAGCAAGACTCCCAGTACACAGACTTGAGTGAGAGCCCAGACTCTTCACAGGAGTTAcctgtattttctgcttccagaTGTGCTCAGAAACCACATGAGCAGCCTGTACCTACTAAGAGACAAAA GTCCCTCCATGGAAGGTGGGTCAGCTCATATGTCGAAGAAGTAAAAGACCAGTGGAGTGAGGAGGATGAGCTCTTCCCAAATGCAC TCATGGACAGTACAAGAGAGCGAGTGGATCAAAGAGGGCGTGAAGAACTTTGGAGAAGGGAGATGGAAGGCCATTTGCCAGCAATATCCCTTCCAGAACCGCACTGCAGTGATGATTAA
- the NIP7 gene encoding 60S ribosome subunit biogenesis protein NIP7 homolog, whose product MRPLTEAETRAVFEKLGRYIGENIQLLVDRPDGTYCFRLHRDRVYYLSEKLLKVAVSIPRDNLVALGTCFGKFTKTQKFRLSVTALDFLAPYAKYKVWVKPGSEQSFLYGNHVLKSGLGRITENTAQYQGVVVYSMADVPLGFGVAAKSTQECRKVDPMAIVVFHQADVGEYVRSEDTLA is encoded by the exons ATGCGGCCGCTGACCGAGGCGGAGACGCGGGCGGTGTTCGAGAAGCTCGGACGATA CATCGGTGAGAACATCCAGCTGCTGGTGGACCGCCCCGATGGCACCTACTGCTTCCGCCTGCACCGCGACCGCGTCTACTACCTGAG cgAGAAGCTGCTGAAGGTGGCTGTGAGCATCCCCCGGGACAACCTGGTGGCGCTGGGCACCTGCTTCGGGAAGTTCACCAAGACGCAGAAGTTCCGGCTCAGCGTCACGGCCCTGGATTTCCTTGCGCCCTACGCCAAG TACAAGGTGTGGGTGAAGCCCGGCTCGGAGCAGTCCTTCCTCTACGGCAACCACGTCCTGAAGTCGGGCCTGGGCCGCATCACAGAGAACACAGCCCAGTACCAGGGCGTGGTGGTGTACTCCATGGCCGACGTCCCGCTG GGCTTTGGGGTGGCTGCCAAGTCCACCCAGGAGTGCCGGAAGGTGGACCCCATGGCCATTGTGGTGTTCCACCAAGCCGACGTTGGGGAGTACGTGCGGAGTGAGGACACGCTGGCCTAA